The Aeromicrobium sp. Leaf245 genome includes a region encoding these proteins:
- the aspS gene encoding aspartate--tRNA ligase has product MIRTHDAGSLTAANVGDQVTLAGWVARRRDHGGVAFIDLREASGVVQVVVREEVAHQLRSEFCLKIVGTVEKRPEGNENAAIPTGEIEVIASDVEILSASAPLPFPIDEHVEVGEEARLRYRYLDLRRPAPAHAIRLRSKVNAVARQVLERHDFVEVETPTLTRSTPEGARDFLVPARLRPGSWYALPQSPQLFKQLLMVGGLERYYQIARCYRDEDFRADRQPEFTQLDIEMSFVDQDDVIALAEEVYAELWKLIDVELPRPFPRITYADAMRRYGSDKPDLRFDLELVELTDYFKDTPFRVFQAPYVGAVVHPGGGSQARRTLDGWQEWAKQRGARGLAYVLVGEDGTLGGPVAKNLSEAERDGLADAVGAKPGDAIYFSAGPVKQMRQLLGAARIEIARRENLIDESAWAFCFVVDWPMFEAVSDLDSGDVAVGGGEWTAVHHAFTAPQDPATLADPGSSIAQAYDIVCNGNEVGGGSIRIHRPDVQKRVFEIMGIGEEEAQEKFGFLLDAFAFGAPPHGGIAFGWDRTVGLLAGTDSIRDVIAFPKSGGGYDPLTAAPAPITPEQRKEAGVDAVPDEEGPEPEDDEVDTTA; this is encoded by the coding sequence GTGATCCGCACCCACGACGCCGGAAGCCTGACCGCCGCCAACGTCGGCGACCAGGTCACCCTCGCCGGATGGGTCGCGCGCCGACGCGACCACGGCGGCGTCGCATTCATCGACCTGCGCGAGGCCAGCGGCGTCGTGCAGGTGGTGGTGCGCGAGGAGGTCGCCCACCAGCTCCGCTCGGAGTTCTGCCTGAAGATCGTCGGCACCGTCGAGAAGCGTCCCGAGGGCAACGAGAACGCCGCGATCCCCACCGGCGAGATCGAGGTCATCGCGAGCGACGTCGAGATCCTCAGCGCGTCGGCTCCGCTGCCGTTCCCGATCGACGAGCACGTGGAGGTGGGGGAGGAGGCGCGTCTGCGCTACCGCTACCTCGACCTGCGCAGGCCCGCCCCTGCCCACGCCATCCGGCTGCGCAGCAAGGTCAACGCCGTGGCCCGTCAGGTGCTGGAGCGTCACGACTTCGTCGAGGTCGAGACGCCCACCCTCACCCGCTCCACGCCCGAGGGCGCACGCGACTTCCTCGTGCCCGCGCGCCTGCGCCCCGGCAGCTGGTACGCCCTGCCGCAGAGCCCCCAGCTGTTCAAGCAGCTGCTCATGGTCGGCGGCCTGGAGCGGTACTACCAGATCGCGCGCTGCTACCGCGACGAGGACTTCCGTGCCGACCGTCAGCCGGAGTTCACCCAGCTCGACATCGAGATGAGCTTCGTCGACCAGGACGACGTGATCGCCCTGGCGGAGGAGGTCTACGCCGAGCTCTGGAAGCTCATCGACGTCGAGCTCCCGCGCCCGTTCCCGCGCATCACGTACGCCGACGCGATGCGTCGCTACGGCTCCGACAAGCCCGACCTGCGCTTCGACCTCGAGCTCGTCGAGCTGACCGACTACTTCAAGGACACCCCGTTCCGGGTGTTCCAGGCTCCGTACGTCGGTGCCGTGGTGCACCCCGGCGGTGGCTCGCAGGCACGCCGCACGCTCGACGGCTGGCAGGAGTGGGCCAAGCAGCGCGGTGCGCGTGGTCTGGCCTACGTGCTCGTCGGCGAGGACGGGACGCTCGGCGGCCCCGTCGCCAAGAACCTGTCCGAGGCCGAGCGCGACGGACTGGCGGACGCCGTCGGAGCGAAGCCCGGCGACGCCATCTACTTCTCGGCCGGTCCGGTCAAGCAGATGCGCCAGCTGCTCGGTGCCGCGCGCATCGAGATCGCCCGCCGGGAGAACCTCATCGACGAGTCGGCGTGGGCGTTCTGCTTCGTCGTCGACTGGCCGATGTTCGAGGCGGTGAGCGACCTCGACTCCGGCGACGTCGCCGTGGGAGGTGGCGAGTGGACCGCCGTGCACCACGCCTTCACGGCGCCCCAGGACCCGGCCACGCTGGCCGATCCGGGCAGCTCGATCGCCCAGGCCTACGACATCGTGTGCAACGGCAACGAGGTCGGTGGCGGGTCCATCCGTATCCACCGTCCCGACGTGCAGAAGCGCGTCTTCGAGATCATGGGCATCGGCGAGGAGGAGGCGCAGGAGAAGTTCGGCTTCCTGCTCGACGCCTTCGCCTTCGGCGCCCCGCCGCACGGCGGCATCGCGTTCGGGTGGGACCGCACCGTCGGCCTGCTGGCGGGCACGGACTCCATCCGCGACGTCATCGCCTTCCCGAAGTCCGGTGGCGGCTACGACCCCCTCACCGCCGCCCCGGCCCCCATCACGCCGGAGCAGCGCAAGGAGGCCGGCGTCGACGCAGTGCCAGACGAAGAGGGGCCGGAGCCCGAGGACGACGAGGTCGACACCACGGCCTGA
- a CDS encoding DUF6167 family protein yields MKPRAVWFVAGSAVGVYASAKARRAAYRVSMPGLIDQAAALGTGWRAFADEVRDGMSTAESRLADQITPPRPSLEVTAADQPAADRPELTDERDHP; encoded by the coding sequence ATGAAGCCCCGCGCCGTCTGGTTCGTCGCCGGCTCGGCCGTGGGGGTCTACGCCAGCGCCAAGGCCCGGCGGGCCGCCTACCGGGTCTCGATGCCCGGACTCATCGACCAGGCCGCCGCGCTCGGCACCGGGTGGCGGGCCTTCGCCGACGAGGTCCGCGACGGGATGTCCACCGCCGAGTCCCGGCTCGCCGACCAGATCACGCCACCCCGACCCTCGCTCGAGGTCACGGCCGCGGACCAACCAGCCGCGGACCGCCCCGAGCTCACCGACGAGAGAGACCACCCCTGA
- a CDS encoding MBL fold metallo-hydrolase translates to MLLTSFPAGPLQANCYVVARGPGTGCAVVDPGMDSIEGVRQVVAEHRLTVDAVLITHGHFDHMWCAQDVARELEAPVWIHPADRHLLADPMAAISGPSAAMLRAQFGLDDLPEFREPDDVRDAVDGAVVEVDGLRISVDHVPGHTPGTVYYRVDWDGPEDVSQVMFSGDFLFAGSIGRTDLTGGDHDQMLTSLRERILPLPDDVVVLPGHGPQTSIGRERATNPFLSELKEA, encoded by the coding sequence GTGCTGCTCACGTCCTTCCCCGCCGGCCCGCTCCAGGCCAACTGCTACGTCGTGGCCCGAGGTCCCGGCACCGGCTGCGCCGTCGTCGATCCGGGCATGGACTCGATCGAGGGCGTGCGCCAGGTCGTCGCCGAGCACCGGCTGACGGTCGACGCCGTGCTCATCACCCACGGCCACTTCGACCACATGTGGTGCGCGCAGGACGTCGCCCGCGAGCTCGAAGCACCGGTGTGGATCCACCCCGCCGACCGGCACCTCCTGGCCGACCCCATGGCCGCGATCTCCGGACCGTCGGCGGCGATGCTGCGCGCCCAGTTCGGCCTCGACGACCTGCCGGAGTTCCGCGAGCCCGACGACGTCCGCGACGCGGTCGACGGTGCGGTGGTGGAGGTCGACGGGCTGCGGATCAGCGTCGACCACGTGCCCGGGCACACCCCGGGCACCGTCTACTACCGGGTGGACTGGGACGGTCCCGAGGATGTGTCGCAGGTGATGTTCTCCGGCGACTTCCTGTTCGCCGGGTCGATCGGCAGGACCGACCTCACCGGCGGTGACCACGACCAGATGCTCACCAGCCTGCGCGAGCGCATCCTCCCGCTGCCGGACGACGTCGTCGTGCTCCCCGGGCACGGGCCGCAGACGTCCATCGGACGTGAGCGGGCCACCAACCCCTTCCTGTCCGAGCTGAAGGAGGCCTGA
- a CDS encoding putative quinol monooxygenase has protein sequence MSHGLFLRHQARPGRRPELVAAWEAHMPDAVAANPHHEAYVYTEVAGDPDAVMVYQQYTDAEHAAAFLHDPAYLAYLAASEHLLAAPPVVTVVAPRWSKHVG, from the coding sequence ATGAGTCACGGACTGTTCCTCAGGCACCAGGCAAGACCCGGTCGACGACCCGAGCTGGTCGCCGCGTGGGAGGCGCACATGCCGGACGCCGTCGCTGCGAACCCCCACCACGAGGCGTACGTCTACACCGAGGTGGCCGGCGACCCGGACGCCGTGATGGTCTACCAGCAGTACACGGACGCCGAGCACGCCGCCGCGTTCCTGCACGACCCGGCCTACCTCGCGTACCTCGCCGCGTCCGAGCACCTGCTCGCTGCACCACCCGTGGTCACGGTGGTGGCTCCTCGCTGGTCCAAGCACGTCGGCTGA
- a CDS encoding DUF695 domain-containing protein yields MGLFSRPSPDDDAPPAPTPVGAFWGWWADDGRHLDPAQAGPEHAALDGLLSAIDPDLTWHLGPGRSAEHRLTVSAGGLAAARPAAERWFRAAPPADTTWEYAPAVEADPAAFGAVLEVDGAAVDLSAVVLHVETDLEDLRVHVGVHHPAFADLPERVHGPVTFMVLDWALGEDDVARWVGRVEPSTTAPASPRSVDDLRAAVAVCTAERDPDAWSALSGQDAEGRPVFALARTGARWIDRPTLDLHHALTATFAPDERGLPSPGDLGRLQALDDSLAATMEPRGLVLANVTTNGTRTLHVYTDGEDQNAADDVTRWADDHGLRAASTPDPGWTRVRHLLG; encoded by the coding sequence ATGGGCCTGTTCTCACGACCTTCTCCCGACGACGACGCTCCACCGGCGCCGACTCCCGTCGGCGCCTTCTGGGGCTGGTGGGCCGACGACGGCCGGCACCTCGACCCGGCGCAGGCCGGGCCCGAGCACGCGGCCCTCGACGGACTTCTCTCCGCGATCGACCCCGACCTGACGTGGCACCTCGGTCCCGGCCGCTCCGCCGAGCACCGGTTGACCGTCTCCGCCGGCGGGCTCGCAGCGGCGCGCCCGGCCGCGGAGCGCTGGTTCCGGGCCGCTCCCCCTGCGGACACGACGTGGGAGTACGCGCCCGCGGTCGAGGCCGACCCCGCGGCGTTCGGCGCCGTCCTGGAGGTCGACGGGGCCGCGGTCGACCTCTCGGCGGTCGTGCTCCACGTCGAGACCGACCTCGAGGACCTCCGCGTGCATGTCGGCGTGCACCATCCGGCCTTCGCCGACCTCCCGGAACGGGTGCACGGCCCCGTCACCTTCATGGTGCTCGACTGGGCGCTCGGCGAGGACGACGTGGCGCGCTGGGTCGGGAGGGTCGAGCCGTCGACCACCGCCCCGGCGTCGCCCCGGTCCGTCGACGACCTGCGGGCCGCAGTGGCGGTCTGCACCGCCGAGCGTGACCCCGACGCGTGGTCCGCGCTGTCCGGCCAGGACGCCGAAGGACGCCCGGTGTTCGCGCTCGCCCGGACGGGTGCCCGCTGGATCGACCGGCCGACGCTCGACCTGCACCACGCGCTCACCGCGACCTTCGCACCCGACGAGCGTGGTCTCCCCTCGCCGGGGGACCTCGGCCGCCTGCAGGCGCTGGACGACTCGCTCGCGGCGACGATGGAGCCGCGCGGACTGGTGCTGGCGAACGTGACCACGAACGGCACCCGCACGTTGCACGTCTACACCGACGGCGAGGACCAGAACGCCGCCGACGACGTCACGCGCTGGGCCGATGACCACGGCCTCCGGGCCGCGAGCACACCCGATCCGGGGTGGACACGGGTCAGGCACCTGCTCGGCTGA
- a CDS encoding replication-associated recombination protein A, translated as MSDDGLFDLPAADDRPTARSGGGAGPWAANGTDSSGSLAGNAHSSAPLAVRMRPRTLDELVGQQHLLTPGSPLRQVIDGDQPLTILLWGPPGTGKTTIASLISNHTNRRFMEVSAVSAGVKEVRDVIAGARRALQNGVETVLFVDEVHRFSKAQQDALLPGVENRWVSLVAATTENPHFSVISPLLSRSLLLTLQSLDDDDVATMIDRAVEDPRGLGGAVSLSDDARDHLVRLAGGDGRRVLTYLEAAAGATLSQGRIEVTVDDAALAVDKAAVRYDRQGDQHYDVTSAFIKSIRGSDVDAALHYLARMIEAGEDPRFIARRLMIHASEDIGMADPTALPVATATAQAVAMIGFPEARIPLAQAVIHLATAPKSNAVVQAINAAQTDVRAGRVGAVPPALRDAHYAGAKKLGHGHDYRYAHDDPRGVVTQQYAPDDVDGRDYYEPGRHGAEAAVAERLARIRAILRDR; from the coding sequence GTGAGCGACGACGGACTGTTCGACCTTCCTGCGGCGGACGACCGTCCGACGGCGCGGTCCGGCGGGGGTGCCGGGCCGTGGGCGGCGAACGGAACCGACTCGTCGGGCTCGCTCGCCGGCAACGCTCACTCCTCGGCGCCGCTGGCGGTGCGCATGCGTCCGCGCACGCTCGACGAGCTGGTGGGCCAGCAGCACCTGCTCACCCCCGGATCGCCCCTGCGGCAGGTGATCGACGGCGACCAGCCGCTCACCATCCTGCTGTGGGGCCCGCCGGGCACCGGCAAGACCACGATCGCCTCGCTCATCAGCAACCACACGAACCGGCGCTTCATGGAGGTCTCGGCCGTCTCGGCGGGGGTCAAGGAGGTCCGCGACGTCATCGCCGGTGCTCGCCGGGCCCTGCAGAACGGCGTCGAGACCGTGCTGTTCGTCGACGAGGTGCACCGCTTCTCCAAGGCCCAGCAGGACGCGCTCCTGCCCGGGGTCGAGAACCGGTGGGTCTCGCTCGTGGCCGCCACCACGGAGAACCCCCACTTCAGCGTCATCTCGCCGCTGCTCAGCCGTTCGCTCCTGCTGACCCTGCAGTCGCTCGACGACGACGACGTCGCCACCATGATCGACCGGGCGGTCGAGGACCCCCGCGGTCTCGGTGGGGCGGTCTCCCTGAGTGACGACGCCCGCGACCACCTCGTCCGGCTCGCCGGGGGCGACGGCCGACGTGTCCTCACCTACCTCGAGGCCGCCGCCGGTGCCACGCTCAGCCAGGGTCGCATCGAGGTCACGGTCGACGACGCGGCGCTCGCGGTCGACAAGGCGGCGGTGCGCTACGACCGGCAGGGTGACCAGCACTACGACGTCACGAGCGCCTTCATCAAGAGCATCCGCGGGTCCGACGTCGACGCCGCCCTGCACTACCTCGCTCGCATGATCGAGGCGGGGGAGGACCCGCGCTTCATCGCCCGGCGGCTGATGATCCACGCCAGCGAGGACATCGGCATGGCCGACCCCACGGCGCTGCCCGTGGCCACGGCCACGGCCCAGGCCGTCGCCATGATCGGGTTCCCCGAGGCTCGCATCCCGTTGGCCCAGGCCGTGATCCACCTGGCCACGGCCCCGAAGTCGAACGCCGTGGTCCAGGCCATCAACGCCGCCCAGACCGACGTCCGCGCCGGCCGGGTGGGTGCCGTCCCGCCGGCGCTGCGGGACGCGCACTACGCAGGTGCCAAGAAGCTCGGCCACGGGCACGACTACCGCTACGCGCACGACGACCCGCGCGGTGTCGTCACCCAGCAGTACGCACCCGACGACGTCGACGGCCGCGACTACTACGAGCCCGGACGCCACGGAGCCGAGGCAGCCGTCGCCGAGCGACTCGCGCGCATCCGCGCCATCCTGCGCGACCGTTGA
- the hisS gene encoding histidine--tRNA ligase, with protein sequence MAKLSGFPELLPADRAVELAVTDALRRVFELHGFANVETRAVEPVETLLRKGEIDKEVYVVRRIHDDASPGASSSRSDALALHFDLTVPFARYVVENAGKLEFPFRRYQIQKVWRGERPQQGRFREFTQADIDIVGDGTLPFHADVEVARVMAEALAAVASVLGLGAGATPGGGAGLRAAPEELFTLQVSNRKVLEGFYLGLGVATPTAVMQVVDKLDKLPGEKVLELLAEAGLDDASARACLALAEISTEDTSFVERVRALGVQHPLLDEGLDELASVVAACADVEGVRVTADLRIARGLDYYTGTVFETRMSGHEQLGSVCSGGRYDELASDGKRTYPGVGISLGLSRLLVPLVADGLTSSRPVPSAVLVAVTDEASRAASDALAQRLRARGIPTEVSAAAQKFGKQIRTAERRGIPYVLFPGEPPSVKDIRTGDQVEVDPDTWTPPAHDLTPTVVGTPLSKETSP encoded by the coding sequence GTGGCGAAGCTGAGCGGGTTCCCCGAGCTCCTGCCCGCCGACCGTGCGGTCGAGCTGGCCGTCACCGACGCCCTGCGTCGCGTGTTCGAGCTGCACGGCTTCGCCAACGTGGAGACGCGGGCGGTCGAGCCGGTCGAGACGCTGCTGCGCAAGGGCGAGATCGACAAGGAGGTCTACGTCGTGCGTCGCATCCACGACGACGCCTCCCCAGGAGCGTCGTCGTCGCGGTCCGACGCGCTCGCCCTGCACTTCGACCTCACCGTCCCGTTCGCGCGCTACGTGGTCGAGAACGCCGGCAAGCTGGAGTTCCCGTTCCGGCGCTACCAGATCCAGAAGGTCTGGCGGGGCGAGCGACCGCAGCAGGGTCGGTTCCGTGAGTTCACCCAGGCCGACATCGACATCGTCGGCGACGGCACCCTGCCCTTCCACGCCGACGTCGAGGTCGCGCGGGTGATGGCCGAGGCACTGGCGGCCGTGGCGTCGGTCCTCGGTCTCGGCGCGGGGGCGACCCCCGGCGGGGGTGCCGGGCTCCGGGCGGCTCCGGAGGAGCTGTTCACGCTCCAGGTGAGCAACCGCAAGGTGCTCGAGGGCTTCTACCTCGGGCTCGGGGTGGCCACGCCGACCGCCGTCATGCAGGTCGTCGACAAGCTCGACAAGCTGCCGGGCGAGAAGGTCCTGGAGCTCCTGGCCGAGGCCGGTCTCGACGACGCCTCCGCACGGGCCTGCCTCGCGCTCGCCGAGATCAGCACCGAGGACACCTCGTTCGTGGAGCGTGTCCGCGCGCTGGGCGTGCAGCACCCGCTGCTCGACGAGGGCCTCGACGAGCTCGCCTCCGTGGTGGCCGCGTGCGCCGACGTCGAGGGCGTCCGGGTCACCGCCGACCTCCGCATCGCCCGAGGCCTGGACTACTACACCGGCACGGTCTTCGAGACCCGCATGAGCGGCCACGAGCAGCTCGGCTCCGTGTGCTCCGGCGGCCGCTACGACGAGCTCGCCTCCGACGGGAAGCGCACGTACCCGGGCGTCGGCATCTCGCTCGGACTCTCGCGGCTGCTGGTGCCCCTCGTCGCCGACGGGCTCACGAGCAGCCGGCCCGTCCCGTCCGCCGTGCTCGTCGCGGTGACCGACGAGGCGTCACGCGCCGCGAGCGACGCTCTCGCGCAGCGGCTGCGCGCCCGTGGCATCCCCACCGAGGTGTCCGCCGCCGCGCAGAAGTTCGGCAAGCAGATCCGCACCGCCGAGCGCCGCGGCATCCCGTACGTCCTCTTCCCGGGCGAACCGCCTAGTGTCAAGGACATCCGCACCGGCGACCAGGTCGAGGTCGACCCCGACACCTGGACGCCCCCCGCTCACGACCTGACGCCCACCGTCGTCGGGACCCCCCTCTCGAAGGAGACCTCGCCGTGA
- a CDS encoding carboxypeptidase regulatory-like domain-containing protein: MVHARRRARLAVLCLVPSLALVAGVVPAAAESTPAPPTSAPASTPTTSDESSDPEEAAVPVEPGTTEESEPGATIDGTEPTPQADEPPPTPDLVPTTVVLERAAGTTSPQEPARGTVRVTADGEPLAGARVRVVADGASDTSVDVTTGTSGAATYALSGLRAGTYRLRAELQETGTHAGSRSAEATVVVQAGRWVSLLVNNGFGTRVLTRENFWLRGRVLTTAGKPQPRVTVALYRYAGSGRTKVATVRTNAYGWFTWSPADRRAGTYRAQVSGTRYSAKQTVRIGTGERTLLSREASLAFLLGERRTGTHTGSGRSWRGYTKGVLIQSGGRTWVVRGRLTSELSARGGAGGSLGGPTGDVRCGLPEGGCLQQFRTGAIYTNSKAKDTLTSAVSSTLGAADLLAVARSQVGYREPSPRKSKYNKWVGRTGRYDPWCGFFVSWLAHAGGKPGSIIKATSYKKLLDAERKRGRTSQTAKVGRLAYIGYFSKGTPSHVGIVTKVSSSHVWTIEGNVSAGGGQKHPRGVHVVKRTKSRIVFYADPRY, from the coding sequence ATGGTTCACGCCCGCCGTCGCGCGCGCCTCGCAGTCCTCTGCCTCGTGCCCTCGCTGGCGCTCGTGGCCGGCGTCGTCCCTGCCGCCGCGGAGTCCACGCCGGCCCCGCCCACCTCGGCCCCCGCGTCGACCCCGACGACGAGCGACGAGTCGTCGGACCCCGAGGAGGCGGCCGTCCCCGTCGAGCCCGGGACCACCGAGGAGTCCGAGCCGGGTGCCACGATCGACGGCACCGAGCCCACGCCCCAGGCGGACGAGCCGCCGCCGACGCCGGACCTCGTCCCCACGACGGTCGTGCTCGAGCGCGCCGCCGGCACCACGTCGCCCCAGGAGCCTGCACGCGGGACCGTCCGGGTGACTGCCGACGGCGAGCCGCTGGCCGGCGCCCGGGTGAGGGTGGTCGCCGACGGTGCGAGCGACACCTCGGTCGACGTGACCACGGGGACCTCGGGTGCCGCGACCTACGCCCTCAGCGGTCTGCGGGCGGGAACGTACCGGCTGCGCGCCGAGCTGCAGGAGACCGGGACCCATGCCGGATCCCGGTCCGCCGAGGCGACCGTCGTCGTCCAAGCGGGTCGTTGGGTGAGCCTGCTCGTCAACAACGGCTTCGGGACCCGGGTGCTGACCCGCGAGAACTTCTGGCTGCGCGGACGGGTGCTGACCACCGCCGGCAAGCCCCAGCCGCGTGTCACGGTCGCGCTGTACCGCTACGCCGGCTCGGGTCGCACCAAGGTGGCCACCGTGCGGACCAACGCCTACGGCTGGTTCACCTGGTCGCCCGCCGACCGTCGCGCCGGGACCTACCGCGCGCAGGTCAGCGGCACGCGCTACTCGGCGAAGCAGACGGTCCGCATCGGCACGGGGGAGCGGACGCTGCTGTCGCGGGAGGCGTCCCTCGCCTTCCTCCTCGGCGAACGACGCACGGGCACCCACACCGGCAGCGGTCGGTCGTGGCGCGGGTACACGAAGGGCGTCCTGATCCAGTCCGGCGGCCGCACGTGGGTCGTCCGGGGACGACTGACGTCCGAGCTGTCCGCACGGGGCGGTGCAGGAGGCTCCCTGGGTGGGCCCACCGGCGACGTGCGCTGCGGTCTGCCCGAGGGCGGATGCCTCCAGCAGTTCCGTACCGGCGCGATCTACACCAACAGCAAGGCCAAGGACACGCTGACGTCGGCCGTCTCGTCGACGCTCGGGGCCGCGGACCTGCTCGCCGTGGCGCGCTCCCAGGTCGGCTACCGCGAGCCGTCCCCGCGCAAGAGCAAGTACAACAAGTGGGTCGGGCGGACGGGACGCTACGACCCGTGGTGCGGGTTCTTCGTCTCGTGGCTCGCGCACGCCGGGGGCAAGCCCGGCTCGATCATCAAGGCCACGTCGTACAAGAAGCTCCTGGACGCCGAGCGCAAGCGCGGTCGGACCTCGCAGACCGCGAAGGTCGGACGGCTGGCGTACATCGGCTACTTCAGCAAGGGCACCCCGTCGCACGTCGGCATCGTCACCAAGGTCTCGAGCAGCCACGTCTGGACCATCGAGGGCAACGTGTCGGCGGGCGGTGGCCAGAAGCACCCCCGCGGAGTCCACGTGGTCAAGCGGACGAAGTCGCGGATCGTCTTCTACGCCGACCCTCGGTACTGA